One genomic window of Sphingopyxis sp. OPL5 includes the following:
- a CDS encoding GspJ family type II secretion system protein, whose protein sequence is MKDQRGFTLVEMLVALSLFAAIAAIGVGLLRSSIDTQDAVQDRLKAMGGVNRLRALMANDLAQALPRSTRGPSGETVPAFAGSETGFALVHGGAASLDGGAHPNIERVAYALTGGEWRRAVQPMLDGTALSDGDRLVDEVAGVAVRYRDEQGQWGSSWTSDPGDRLPRAVEVRLTRQGRAPLVMLFLTAPVPPPPLPLGTPVP, encoded by the coding sequence ATGAAGGACCAGCGGGGCTTCACCCTCGTCGAGATGCTCGTCGCCTTGTCGCTGTTCGCCGCGATCGCCGCGATCGGCGTGGGGCTGCTGCGCAGCAGTATCGATACGCAGGATGCGGTGCAGGACCGGCTGAAGGCGATGGGCGGGGTCAACCGGTTGCGCGCGCTGATGGCCAACGACCTTGCGCAGGCGCTGCCGCGTTCGACGCGCGGCCCCTCGGGCGAAACGGTCCCCGCCTTTGCCGGCTCCGAAACCGGCTTTGCGCTTGTTCATGGCGGTGCGGCCTCGCTCGACGGCGGCGCGCATCCGAATATCGAGCGCGTGGCGTATGCGCTCACAGGCGGCGAATGGCGCCGCGCGGTGCAGCCGATGCTCGACGGCACGGCATTGAGCGATGGCGACCGTCTGGTGGATGAGGTGGCCGGTGTCGCCGTTCGCTATCGCGACGAGCAGGGGCAATGGGGCAGCAGCTGGACATCCGATCCCGGCGATCGCCTGCCCCGCGCGGTCGAGGTGCGGTTGACCCGGCAGGGCCGCGCGCCGCTGGTGATGCTGTTCCTCACCGCGCCCGTACCGCCGCCGCCGCTGCCGCTCGGGACGCCCGTGCCATGA
- the gspL gene encoding type II secretion system protein GspL, translating into MARTLVLWLPPAAMLGERVDAAWLRVDDGVIVDSGQDDGWVDAWEKPQDDEGDDRLIALAPAADVPLRWRHYPDAAPAQAAAIARVDTLRDSLGDAALLHVVAGQPADAGQAVPVAVTTHAAMAAWTDWLKAQGLSPAAIIPAAATVPPPEPDRLWSAELGREQILRSDDRSFVSDPELDPLIAAGRPIAPLDADRMRQALLLSLAAPPLDLLTGAWQPRRSWTIDPALVRWMKRLAVVLLAVTLLIPIIHAIRLNADIGRADDASVAAAKKAGVTATDAESAEAELDRRLAAAGGGPLAFSVPASALYDAMRDTPGVALKSLSHRTDGTLSTTIAAPRTEDLNAVLLALQARGYKITAQPMAGTDGNQMANITVRAVP; encoded by the coding sequence ATGGCGCGCACATTGGTTCTCTGGCTGCCCCCGGCGGCGATGCTCGGCGAGCGGGTCGACGCGGCGTGGCTGCGTGTCGACGACGGTGTCATCGTCGATTCGGGACAGGATGACGGCTGGGTCGACGCTTGGGAAAAGCCGCAGGATGACGAGGGTGACGACCGCCTGATCGCGCTCGCACCCGCCGCCGACGTGCCGCTGCGCTGGCGCCACTATCCCGACGCCGCCCCGGCACAGGCCGCCGCGATCGCGCGCGTTGATACGCTGCGCGACAGCCTGGGCGATGCGGCGCTCTTGCATGTCGTCGCCGGCCAGCCCGCCGACGCGGGGCAGGCGGTGCCCGTCGCGGTGACCACCCACGCCGCGATGGCGGCATGGACCGACTGGCTGAAGGCACAGGGGCTGTCCCCCGCCGCGATCATCCCCGCCGCCGCGACCGTGCCGCCGCCCGAGCCCGACAGGCTGTGGTCGGCCGAGCTCGGGCGCGAACAGATTTTGCGCAGCGACGACCGCAGTTTCGTCTCCGACCCCGAACTCGACCCGCTGATCGCCGCCGGACGCCCGATCGCGCCGCTCGATGCCGACCGGATGCGTCAGGCGCTGCTGCTCTCGCTCGCCGCGCCGCCGCTCGACCTGCTGACCGGCGCGTGGCAGCCGAGGCGCAGCTGGACGATCGATCCGGCGCTGGTCCGGTGGATGAAGCGACTTGCCGTCGTCCTGCTCGCCGTGACGTTGCTGATCCCGATCATCCATGCGATCCGGCTCAACGCCGACATCGGCCGCGCTGACGATGCGAGCGTCGCCGCCGCCAAAAAGGCTGGCGTCACCGCCACCGACGCGGAGAGCGCCGAGGCCGAACTCGACCGCCGCCTCGCGGCTGCGGGCGGCGGGCCGCTCGCCTTCTCGGTGCCCGCGTCGGCGCTCTACGACGCGATGCGCGACACGCCGGGGGTGGCGCTCAAGAGCTTGTCGCACCGCACCGACGGCACGCTGTCGACGACGATCGCGGCGCCGCGCACCGAGGACCTGAACGCGGTGCTGCTGGCGCTGCAGGCGCGCGGCTACAAGATCACCGCGCAGCCGATGGCCGGCACCGACGGCAACCAGATGGCGAACATCACCGTGAGGGCCGTGCCATGA
- the gspK gene encoding type II secretion system minor pseudopilin GspK, whose protein sequence is MNRGQSDERGAALLSVLLLVAVMAVIAATALDRLTLATRIAGSAATVDQGRAYSFAAEQIALRRVADLVGRDPAKLTLAGDWLGRDFTLPLPNGQGTARLTDASNCFNLNSLVAETIPGRFTQRPGGTGQFAELMTLLGVNTDEARMVAGATADWIDSDSVDGPLGAEDGVYRSLPGSYLPANRKMADISELRAVRGVTPKLYARLKPWICALPATDPVKLNINTLAPEQAPLVAMLLPGQLTVAEARAALAARPAGGYGSSVRFWESGPLARLDPPTDVAEQAGVTSRWLILKTDVTMGDGFLTSVSLIDANGGAPSAGQMPPVIVRRDWGETD, encoded by the coding sequence ATGAACCGCGGACAATCCGATGAACGCGGCGCCGCGCTGCTCAGCGTGCTGCTGCTCGTCGCGGTGATGGCGGTGATCGCCGCGACCGCGCTCGACCGGCTGACGCTCGCGACGCGGATCGCGGGCAGCGCCGCGACGGTCGATCAGGGCCGCGCCTACAGCTTCGCCGCCGAACAGATCGCGCTGCGCCGCGTCGCCGACCTCGTCGGGCGCGATCCCGCAAAACTCACGCTCGCCGGCGATTGGCTCGGGCGCGACTTCACCCTGCCGTTGCCGAACGGGCAGGGGACGGCGCGGCTGACCGATGCGAGCAATTGTTTCAACCTGAACAGCCTCGTCGCCGAGACGATCCCGGGCCGCTTCACCCAGCGCCCCGGCGGCACCGGCCAGTTCGCCGAGCTGATGACGCTGCTCGGGGTCAACACCGACGAGGCGCGTATGGTGGCCGGCGCGACCGCCGACTGGATCGACAGCGACAGCGTTGATGGCCCGCTCGGCGCCGAGGACGGCGTCTATCGCTCGCTGCCCGGCAGCTACCTTCCCGCCAACCGCAAGATGGCCGATATCAGCGAATTGCGCGCGGTACGCGGGGTGACGCCCAAGCTTTATGCGCGGCTCAAACCCTGGATCTGCGCGCTGCCCGCGACCGACCCGGTCAAGCTCAACATCAACACGCTGGCACCCGAACAGGCGCCGCTCGTCGCGATGCTGTTGCCGGGGCAATTGACCGTCGCCGAGGCACGCGCGGCGCTGGCGGCGCGGCCCGCTGGCGGCTATGGCAGCAGCGTGCGATTCTGGGAATCCGGACCGCTCGCCCGGCTCGATCCGCCCACCGATGTCGCCGAGCAGGCGGGGGTGACGAGCCGCTGGCTGATATTGAAGACCGACGTGACGATGGGGGATGGTTTCTTGACTTCTGTATCGCTGATCGACGCGAACGGCGGTGCGCCATCGGCGGGCCAGATGCCGCCGGTGATCGTGCGGCGCGATTGGGGCGAAACCGACTGA